The following is a genomic window from Mycobacteriales bacterium.
TACCGGCTCTGGCGGCCGTCGCCGCTCTACCGCGCCCACCGCCTCGAGCGCGCCCTCGGTACGCCGGCGAAGATCTACTACAAGTACGAAGGCGTCAGCCCGGCCGGCTCACACAAGCCCAACACCGCCGTACCGCAGGCCTACTACAACGCCAAGGCCGGCGTACGACGGCTCACCACCGAGACCGGCGCCGGGCAGTGGGGCACCGCGCTCGCTTTCGCCTGCGCGCAGTTCGGCCTCGAGGCCGAGATCTGGCAGGTGCGGGCTTCCTACGACCAGAAGCCCTACCGCAAGATCATGATCGAAACGTTCGGCGGCACGATCCACCCGAGCCCGTCCGATCTCACCAACGCCGGGCGCGCGATCCTCGCCGAGCAGCCCGACTCCCCCGGCAGCCTGGGCATCGCGATCAGCGAGGCCGTCGAGGTGGCGGCGCAGAACCCGGACACCAACTACGCCCTCGGCAGCGTCCTCAACCACGTGCTGCTGCACCAGACCATCATCGGTGAGGAGGCGCTGCTGCAGTTCGCGAAGGTCGGCGTCACCCCCGACGTCATCGTCGGCTGCACCGGTGGTGGGTCCAACTTCGCCGGGCTGTCGTTCCCGTTCCTGCGGGAGAAGCTCGCCGGACGCATCGACCCGGTCATCCGCGCGGTCGAGCCGGCCGCCTGCCCGAGCCTCACCAAGGGCACCTACGCCTACGACTTCGGCGATGTCGCCGGCATGACCCCGCTGATGAAGATGCACACCCTCGGCCACGACTTCGTCCCCGATCCGATCCACGCCGGCGGCCTGCGCTACCACGGCATGTCCCCGCTGATCTCCCACATCGTCGAGCTGGGGCTGCTCGAGGCCACCGCGAAGACGCAGATCGAGTGCTTCACCGCCGGCGTCCAGTTCGCCCGCACCGAGGGCATCATCCCGGCCCCCGAGCCGACCCACGCCCTGGCCGCCTGCATCGAGGAGGCGCTGCGCTGCAAGGAGACCGGCGAGGAGAAGGTCATCCTCACGGCGCTGTGTGGCCACGGTCACCTCGACCTCCCGGCGTACGGCAGCTTCCTGGCCGGCGAGATGGTCGACCACCAGCTGTCCCAGTCCGACCTCGACGCCGCCCTGGCGCAGCTCCCGCAGGTGGCAGCCGCCCCATAGCCGCCGCGTACGCTGGGCAGCGTGACAGCTGTGGAGCCCGAAGGCCGACGCATGCTGCGTCTCGAGGTGCGCAACTCCGAGACGCCGATCGAGCGCAAGCCGCCGTGGATCAAGGTCAAGGCGCGCATGGGCCCGGAGTACACCGAGCTCAAGAGCCTGGTACGCCGTGAAGGCCTGCACACGGTCTGTGAAGAGGCCGGCTGCCCCAACATCTACGAATGCTGGGAAGACCGCGAGGCCACGTTCCTGATCGGCGGCGACCAGTGCACCCGGCGCTGCGACTTCTGCCAGATCGACACCGGCAAGCCGGATCCGCTCGACCGGGACGAGCCGCGCCGGGTCGCCGAGAGCGTGCAGGCGATGGGGCTGCGCTACGCCACCATCACCGGCGTCACCCGCGACGACCTGCCCGACGAGGGCGCCTGGCTCTACGCCGAGACGGTGCGCGCCATCCACGGGCTCAACCCGGGCACCGGCGTCGAGCTGCTCACCCCCGACTTCTCCGCCAAGCCCGACCTGCTCGCGCAGGTCTTCGACGCGGCGCCCGAGGTGTTCGCGCACAACGTCGAGACCGTGCCGCGCATCTTCCGCCGGATCCGCCCCGGCTTCCGCTACCAGCGGTCGCTGGACGTGATCCGCGCCGCCCGCGACGCCGGCCTCATCACCAAGTCCAACCTGATCCTCGGCATGGGCGAGGAGCGCGCCGAGGTGTCGCAGACGATGCAGGACCTCTACGACGCCGGCTGCGAGCTGCTCACCATCACCCAGTACCTCCGTCCCTCGTCGCGGCACCACCCGGTCGAGCGGTGGGTGAAGCCCGAGGAGTTCACCGAGCTGCGCGAGGAAGCCGACGAGATCGGGTTCGTCGGCGTGATGAGCGGGCCGCTGGTGCGGTCGTCGTACCGCGCCGGCCGGCTCTACCAGCAGGCCCTCGACAACCGCCGGGTGACGACGACCGCCGGCTGACCGTACGGCGGGTCGCCGTCAGGCGATGTCGCGACGGGCCGCGCCGGTCATCCCCACCGCGGTGAGAACCACCGCCACGATCACCAACGTCGCCAACGGCAGGACGACGACCGTGCTGCCGGGAAGCTTCGGCAGGTGGGTGAACGGCGACGCGTCCAGCGCCCAGCCGGGCAGGCGGAGCACCGGGCCGAGCTGGCCGAGGAGCAGGAAGACGCCGAGCAGCGCCCAGGCCGCCGCCGCGACCACGCGCGGCAGGACGCCGTACAGCAGCAGCACGGCGCCGGCGAGCACCCACACCGCAGGCAGCTGGATCACGGCTCCGGCCAGCACCCGCGGCAGCTGACCGGCGAGGTCGTGCGCGCGCACGCCGTGGGTGATTCCGGCGGCGAGACCGCCCGCGGCCAGCATCAGCGCGGATCCGGACACCGCGACGACGACGTGGCTCGCCACCCACCGGCTCCGCGAGACCGCGCCGGCCAACACGATCTCGGCCCGCTGCGCGCTCTCCTCCGACCGCAACCGCAGCAGCGACTGCACCACGAACGCGGCCGCAGCGATCCCGAGTATCCCCATCACGGTCGCGAGGAACGCGTCGATCAGGCCATGCCGGCCGCCCATCCGGACGATGATGTCCCGGGTGCCGGAGCTGGAGTTCACCAAAGCGCCCACGCCGTCGGCGATCCCGCCGATGGCGGCGCCGTAGATGGCGAACCCCACCGTCCACGACACGACCGTGGCGCGCTGCAGCCGCCAGGCGAGGGCGAGCGGACTCGACAAGCGCCGATCCCCCACCGCCGGGCCCGGCCGGATCGGCACCAGGCCGGTGCCGACGTCGCGGCGGGCGGCGAGCCGGAACGCGACCGCAGTCAGTACGGCGCTCGCCGCGACCGGCACCGCGAGCACCCACCACCTGTCGTCGGCGTACGGCCGCACCTGCTGGGCCCAGCCGACCGGGGACAGCCAGCTCACCCACGACGGGCCGGCGTCGCCGATCGCCCGCAGCAGGTACGCCGCACCCAGCACGCTCATCGCCAGCGTGTTCGCGGCGCGGGCGCTCTCGCTGAGCTGCGCGGTCACCGCCGCGACGGCGGCAAAGACCAACGCGGTGCCCAACCAGGCGAGTCCGAACTCCACCGAGCCCGACCACGGCTGGCCCACCACGGTCAGCCCGATCATCGTCAGTACCGCGAGAGTCAGCTGCGCCACGGCGGCGATCAGCAGTCCGCCCGCGAGCGGTGCCCCGCGACCCACGGCGCCGGAGGACACCAGCTCGAGGCGGCCGGACTCCTCGTCGGCGCGGGTATGGCGCACCACGAGCAGCACGCTCAGGATCGACGCGAGCGTCGCGCCGATGCCGACGAAGCGCCACGCGGTGAGACCGCCGACCGTGCCCGACGAGTAGACGTGGCCGTACAGCGCGAGGGTCGATCCGTTGGACCGCACGCCGGCGGCGAACTCCAACCGCGACGCGAGCGTCTTGTAGAGGCCGCGGTAGCTGAACGCCGTACCGATCGCCGACGCGGCCAGAGCGTAGACCCAGATCGGAATCATGAAGCGGTCCCGCCGCAGCCCGATCTTCATCAGCTGCGTCGTACCGGTGAACGCGCTCATCGCGAATCTGCCTCGTAATGCCGCCGGAACAGCTCCTCGAGCGTCGGCGGCTGGGCGGTCAACATCCGGACCCCGAGGGGGACCAGCTCCGACAGCGCGCCGCCGATGTCGGCCGTGTCGACCTCGAACTGCGCGCGATGGCCGTCGATCTGCAGCCCGTGCACCCCATCGATCTTGGAGACGACGTTCGGGTCGCCATCCACCTCGACGGTGACCGACGTACGCGTCAGATGCCGCATGTCGGCGAGGCTGCCACTCTCGACCGTGCGTCCGGCCCGGATGATGCTGACCCGATCGCAGAGCACCTCGACCTCGGCGAGGATGTGACTCGACAGCAGGACGGTGCGCCCGCGTCGCCGCTCATCCACGATGCACTCGCGGAAGACCTCCTCCATCAGCGGATCCAGGCCCGACGTCGGCTCGTCGAGGATGAGCAGTTCGACGTCGGAGGCGAGCGCGGCGACCAGGGCGACCTTCTGACGGTTGCCTTTCGAGTACGCGCGCACCCGCTTCGTCGGGTCGAGATTCATCCGCTCGAGCAGGTCGGCCCGTCGCGCGGGATCCAGCCCGCCGCGCAGCCGGCCGAGCAAATCGATCGTCTCCCCGCCGGACAGGTTCGGCCACAGCGTCACGTCGCCGGGAACGTAGGCGAGCCGCCGGTGCAGGTCGACCGCGTCCCGCCAGGGGTCGCCGCCGAGCAGAGTCACCCCACCCGCGTCGGCGCGCTGCAGTCCGAGCAGGACCCGGATCGTCGTCGACTTCCCGGCGCCGTTGGGGCCGAGAAATCCGTGTACCTCACCCGTCGCCACCGAGAGGTCCAGGCCGTCCAGCGCCCGGACGTGCCCGAACGACTTGACCAGTCCAGAGACGGCGATCGCGTCACCCATGAGATCGACGGTACTCAACATTCATAATATTGTGAAGTTACTTGATGTACTAATGTGAGCCACGTGACGAAGACCCCGCGATCCGCTGCCCCGGCCCGGGACGAGGCCGGAGTCGGCCGGTTCATCGAACGCTTCTCCAGTGCCATGGCCGAGGCGGGGATGCCGCGGATGCCGGCCCGGGTGTTCGCCGCACTACTCATCGATGACGACGGGGCCCGCACCTCGGCCGAGCTCGCCGAGCAGCTGGAGGTCAGTCCCGCCGCCATCTCCGGGGCGGTGCACTACCTGGTCCAGGTCGGGTTGGTCGCGCGCGGGCGCCAACCCGGCAGCCGTCGCGACGTCTACCGCCTCTACAGCGACGTCTGGTACGAGGTCTTCGCCCGGCAGGATCAGCGCTACGCCCGGTGGATCGACAGCATGCGTGACGGCATCTCCGCGGTCGGGCCGCAGACACCTGCCGGGCGGCGGCTGGGCGAGACGATGGGCTTCTTCGACTACCTCCGCACGGAGCTGCCTGGGCTCATCGAGCGGTGGCACGAGCAGAACGCCGGTTGAACCGGCGCAAAGACCCCGCAACCGGCCCCTCATCCGCCACACTGGCATCAGCGGAACGACCTCGGGGGCGGGCATGTCGATCCTGCGTCGGCACACGGTGTCACGGCTGTTACGTCCGGCGCGATATCTGTGCTGGTGGCACAACCCCATGCACCGGCGTGCGGACGGCGTCGAGAGCCTCATCGCCAGCTTTCTGCTGATCCTCTTTCTCGCCGCCATGCCGCTCGCCGCGTCGGTGGCCAGCTCCCTCTACGTGCACGGCCTCGCCGACGCCTCGCAGACGCGGGTCGGCGGGCATTGGGTGACCGCGAAGCTGCTGCAGGACGCCCGGGTCCCGGCGACGGTCGGGCAGGCCGACGACCCCGCGGCGGGGCCGCGGGAGCAGGCCCGATGGACCGGTGCGGACGGCAAGGTCCACCTCGGCAAGGTTCAGGCGATGCCCGGAGACCGCGCGGGCGACGCGGTGCGGGTCTGGCTCGACGCCGCGGGCCGGCCGAGCATGCCACCCGCGTCGTCGGGCGCGATCTTCGCGATCGCCGTATCGGCCGGCGTCGGCCTGATGGTCGCGGTCACCTGTGTGCTCGAGATCGTCCGGCGCAGCAGTCGGTGGCTGCTGGATCGGCGCCGGATCCAGGGCTGGGAGACCGAGTGGCAGTCCATCGGGCCGCAGTGGGACCGCCACGCCGGATAACGAGAACTCACCCGCGCACCCCGCACATTCGGCTAGTGGGGTCTCGACCGGTCACACGACGATCGCCGTAGCGCCCTATCCTTGCTGGCATGGCCAGGCAACCGAAGGGCGCGAAGCCCGACTCGACGAGTGGGGATGGCAACCGGGGCGGCAAATCGGGCAAGGCCGGCGGTGAATCGGTCGGACGGATGGAGCGCCTGCGCCAGATCCGTACGGCGTTCTCGATCACCCGCAAGCGGGACAAGCGCCTGATCCCCTACATGCTGGTCACCTTCGTGGTGGTCGCCGGCCTGATCGAACTCGCCGGCTTCCTGGTCCATCACACCCTGCTCTACATCGTCCCGGCGGTGCTGATCGGCGCCCTGTCCGCGATGATGATCTTCGGTCGGCGGGCTCAGCGGGCGGCGTACACCCAGGTCGAAGGTCAGCCGGGTGCGGCCGCCTGGGTGCTGCAGAGCATGCGCGGCGACTGGCGGACCAGCCCGTCGGTGGCCGGCAACGCGCAGCTCGACACCGTCCACCGGGTGATCGGCAAGCCCGGCGTCGTCCTGATCGCCGAAGGCTCGCCGCTGCGGGTGCGCAGCCTGCTCGCGCAGGAGAAGCGCCGGGTCGCCCGGGTCGCCGGCGACACCCCGATCTACGACATCATCGTCGGCGACGAGGCGGAGCAGGTGCCGCTCAAGCGGCTGTCCTCCTACCTGGTCAAGCTGCCGCGCAACATCAACACCAAGCAGATCGGTGCCCTCGAAAAGCGGCTGCAGGCGCTCGGCGGCGGCAAGGCGGCCGGCATGCCCAAGGGTCCGGTGCCGCCCCGCGCCCAGCGCAACATCAACGAACGGTCGATCCGGCGGCGCTAGCCGCTCAGGACCGCACCACCGCGGTCCCCGCGAGGCGGTCGTGCACCCCGCGCCCGTCGGCGTCGGTGATGATCGCCGGGACGATCAGCATCAGCATCACCGTGCGTACGACGGCCCGCGGCAGCCCGATCCGGGCCGGCCCGTCGGCCCCGTCGACCCGCACGAGCCGGACTCCCACGACCCGCATGCCCGGCGTCTGGGCGAAGAAAGCGCCGAACAGGATGTATTCGGCCGCAAACACGATCAAACTGACGTTGCCCGGAAGGTGCGGCGCCGTGAACAGTCCGGCGACCAACGCGGACAGGACCGCGTCGATCACGAATCCCACCAGCCGGGACCCGGTCGACGCGAGCGACCCGGTCCCCTCCGGGGGCAGCCCGAGCCGCTGACCCCGATAACCGGCAGGCAGCGTCACGACCCGAGCGTAACCGCCGGATAAGCTTGCGCGAGCGGCGGCGTAACGCGTCGGAAACACCCGGGACATGACCGGGCAACGCGTCCCGCCTATGGTCAAGGGACCGATCACTGCCACCGGAGGACGGATGTTCACCAACCCCGACGAGGTGCTGCGTTACATCGAGCGCGAGGAGATCGCGTTCGTCGACGTACGGTTCTGCGACCTGCCCGGCGTCATGCAGCACTTCACGGTCCCGGCCAGCAGCGTGTCGGAGGACACGTTCAGCGACGGCTTGGCCTTCGACGGCTCGTCGATCCGGGGCTTCCAGGAGATCCACGAGTCGGACATGCTGCTGCTGCCCGACGCGAAGTCAGCGGTCGTAGACCCGTTCCGGGCCGAGAAGACGCTCAACATCAACTTCTTCATCCACGACCCGCTGACCCGCGAGGCCTACAGCCGCGACCCGCGCAACGTCGCGAAGAAGGCCGAGGACTACCTCGCCGGCCTGGGCATCGCCGACACCGCCTACTTCGGGCCCGAGGCCGAGTTCTACGTCTTCGACTCGGTCCGCTACGACACGGCGACCAACGAGGGCTACTACCACATCGACTCCGAAGCCGGCTCGTGGAACACCGGCCGCGAGGAGGAGGGCGGCAACCGGGGCTACAAGGTGCGGCCCAAGGGTGGCTACTTCCCGGTGCCGCCGTACGACCACTTCGCCGATCTGCGCGATGAGATGGTTGTGGCGTTGCAGGGCGTGGGCCTGGAGATCGAGCGGGCGCACCACGAGGTCGGCACCGCTGGACAGGCCGAGATCAATTACAAGTTCGACACCCTGCTGCGCGGTGCCGACTCGCTGATGCTCTTCAAGTACATCGTGAAGAACGTCGCCTGGCGCAACGGCAAGACCGCGACCTTCATGCCCA
Proteins encoded in this region:
- a CDS encoding TrpB-like pyridoxal phosphate-dependent enzyme; amino-acid sequence: MTEPTKILLDESEMPRRWYNLLADLPSPLPPVLHPGTGQPVGPDDLAPLFPMDLIAQEVTTERYVDIPDEVLDVYRLWRPSPLYRAHRLERALGTPAKIYYKYEGVSPAGSHKPNTAVPQAYYNAKAGVRRLTTETGAGQWGTALAFACAQFGLEAEIWQVRASYDQKPYRKIMIETFGGTIHPSPSDLTNAGRAILAEQPDSPGSLGIAISEAVEVAAQNPDTNYALGSVLNHVLLHQTIIGEEALLQFAKVGVTPDVIVGCTGGGSNFAGLSFPFLREKLAGRIDPVIRAVEPAACPSLTKGTYAYDFGDVAGMTPLMKMHTLGHDFVPDPIHAGGLRYHGMSPLISHIVELGLLEATAKTQIECFTAGVQFARTEGIIPAPEPTHALAACIEEALRCKETGEEKVILTALCGHGHLDLPAYGSFLAGEMVDHQLSQSDLDAALAQLPQVAAAP
- the lipA gene encoding lipoyl synthase encodes the protein MLRLEVRNSETPIERKPPWIKVKARMGPEYTELKSLVRREGLHTVCEEAGCPNIYECWEDREATFLIGGDQCTRRCDFCQIDTGKPDPLDRDEPRRVAESVQAMGLRYATITGVTRDDLPDEGAWLYAETVRAIHGLNPGTGVELLTPDFSAKPDLLAQVFDAAPEVFAHNVETVPRIFRRIRPGFRYQRSLDVIRAARDAGLITKSNLILGMGEERAEVSQTMQDLYDAGCELLTITQYLRPSSRHHPVERWVKPEEFTELREEADEIGFVGVMSGPLVRSSYRAGRLYQQALDNRRVTTTAG
- a CDS encoding ABC transporter permease; this translates as MSAFTGTTQLMKIGLRRDRFMIPIWVYALAASAIGTAFSYRGLYKTLASRLEFAAGVRSNGSTLALYGHVYSSGTVGGLTAWRFVGIGATLASILSVLLVVRHTRADEESGRLELVSSGAVGRGAPLAGGLLIAAVAQLTLAVLTMIGLTVVGQPWSGSVEFGLAWLGTALVFAAVAAVTAQLSESARAANTLAMSVLGAAYLLRAIGDAGPSWVSWLSPVGWAQQVRPYADDRWWVLAVPVAASAVLTAVAFRLAARRDVGTGLVPIRPGPAVGDRRLSSPLALAWRLQRATVVSWTVGFAIYGAAIGGIADGVGALVNSSSGTRDIIVRMGGRHGLIDAFLATVMGILGIAAAAFVVQSLLRLRSEESAQRAEIVLAGAVSRSRWVASHVVVAVSGSALMLAAGGLAAGITHGVRAHDLAGQLPRVLAGAVIQLPAVWVLAGAVLLLYGVLPRVVAAAAWALLGVFLLLGQLGPVLRLPGWALDASPFTHLPKLPGSTVVVLPLATLVIVAVVLTAVGMTGAARRDIA
- a CDS encoding ABC transporter ATP-binding protein, coding for MGDAIAVSGLVKSFGHVRALDGLDLSVATGEVHGFLGPNGAGKSTTIRVLLGLQRADAGGVTLLGGDPWRDAVDLHRRLAYVPGDVTLWPNLSGGETIDLLGRLRGGLDPARRADLLERMNLDPTKRVRAYSKGNRQKVALVAALASDVELLILDEPTSGLDPLMEEVFRECIVDERRRGRTVLLSSHILAEVEVLCDRVSIIRAGRTVESGSLADMRHLTRTSVTVEVDGDPNVVSKIDGVHGLQIDGHRAQFEVDTADIGGALSELVPLGVRMLTAQPPTLEELFRRHYEADSR
- a CDS encoding MarR family transcriptional regulator, producing the protein MTKTPRSAAPARDEAGVGRFIERFSSAMAEAGMPRMPARVFAALLIDDDGARTSAELAEQLEVSPAAISGAVHYLVQVGLVARGRQPGSRRDVYRLYSDVWYEVFARQDQRYARWIDSMRDGISAVGPQTPAGRRLGETMGFFDYLRTELPGLIERWHEQNAG
- a CDS encoding DUF4191 domain-containing protein, producing the protein MARQPKGAKPDSTSGDGNRGGKSGKAGGESVGRMERLRQIRTAFSITRKRDKRLIPYMLVTFVVVAGLIELAGFLVHHTLLYIVPAVLIGALSAMMIFGRRAQRAAYTQVEGQPGAAAWVLQSMRGDWRTSPSVAGNAQLDTVHRVIGKPGVVLIAEGSPLRVRSLLAQEKRRVARVAGDTPIYDIIVGDEAEQVPLKRLSSYLVKLPRNINTKQIGALEKRLQALGGGKAAGMPKGPVPPRAQRNINERSIRRR
- a CDS encoding RDD family protein, with translation MTLPAGYRGQRLGLPPEGTGSLASTGSRLVGFVIDAVLSALVAGLFTAPHLPGNVSLIVFAAEYILFGAFFAQTPGMRVVGVRLVRVDGADGPARIGLPRAVVRTVMLMLIVPAIITDADGRGVHDRLAGTAVVRS
- the glnA gene encoding type I glutamate--ammonia ligase; the encoded protein is MFTNPDEVLRYIEREEIAFVDVRFCDLPGVMQHFTVPASSVSEDTFSDGLAFDGSSIRGFQEIHESDMLLLPDAKSAVVDPFRAEKTLNINFFIHDPLTREAYSRDPRNVAKKAEDYLAGLGIADTAYFGPEAEFYVFDSVRYDTATNEGYYHIDSEAGSWNTGREEEGGNRGYKVRPKGGYFPVPPYDHFADLRDEMVVALQGVGLEIERAHHEVGTAGQAEINYKFDTLLRGADSLMLFKYIVKNVAWRNGKTATFMPKPLFGDNGSGMHCHQSLWKDGSPLFYDEIGYGGLSDTARHYIGGLLSHAPSLLAFTNPTTNSYHRLVPGYEAPINLVYSQRNRSACCRIPITGANPKAKRVEFRVPDPSCNPYLAFSAMLMAGLDGIKNKVEPPEPIDKDLYELPPEEALSVAQVPASLDAVLTNLEDDHEYLLEGGVFTPDLIGTWIDYKRTNEIDPIRLRPHPHEFAMYYDI